The genomic DNA CGCGAGGTCGTTTAGAAATGCGGTGATGGCGTCGCGTGGACCGTCCAGATGAAGCAGCGGCGCATGGCCCTGGCCAGGCGCGATGAAGGCGGTCATCGCATTATGTCGTCGGCGCATTTCGCGCACTGTCGTCTCTGAAAGAAGCCGCGAATGCTCGCCCCTGACGATCATCAGGGAGACTTGGCTCATGGCGTCAAAGGGTGTCCACAGATCGGGCAATGGTGTTTCGCGTGTCAATCCGCGCAGGGACTGCGCGATTGCTGGATCGAAATCGGGAACCGGGATGCCGTCCTCGTCGCGAAAAATCGCTTTGGCCATGTCCGACCAGTCGCCGTCGCTTAAGACTGGAAAGTCGCCGCCGTGCAGTGTCCTCAGGTAGCCGGGTGCCTTCGCCCAGCTTGGCGAAGCGGCGCTGGAGTTGAGGTAATCCCGGATCGCAAGCAGACCTTCAATTTCGATCACAGGCCCGATATCGTTGAGCACTGCGGCTGCAATCAACGAAGGGGCGCGATCGACGAGGTTGTGG from Ensifer adhaerens includes the following:
- a CDS encoding alpha/beta fold hydrolase, with product MGQGIFHEHNFRSSDGLLLYARSYGPPPSPSAATPIICLPGLTRNSRDFHELASFLSTSRGIPVIALDYRGRGNSERDADKSHYTVAVETTDVITACAHFAVEKAIFIGTSRGGLILHNLVDRAPSLIAAAVLNDIGPVIEIEGLLAIRDYLNSSAASPSWAKAPGYLRTLHGGDFPVLSDGDWSDMAKAIFRDEDGIPVPDFDPAIAQSLRGLTRETPLPDLWTPFDAMSQVSLMIVRGEHSRLLSETTVREMRRRHNAMTAFIAPGQGHAPLLHLDGPRDAITAFLNDLARSR